The Impatiens glandulifera chromosome 3, dImpGla2.1, whole genome shotgun sequence genome contains a region encoding:
- the LOC124932776 gene encoding cytochrome P450 71A1-like, with the protein MSELMKNPKTMNKVQQEVRSIKHENINDNHSQICCHVLEDDLDKLVYLKAVVKETLRLHPPAPLGVPHLATQTCKIMGYEIQSGDIIFVNLWAIGRDPEYWETPQEFSPERFLESAKNIDFRGQDFGLIPFGAGRRGCPGLNLGVAIVELALANLLYEFNWELPLGMKKEDIDSDVRPGITMHKKNDLILMAKSIISLE; encoded by the coding sequence ATGAGTGAATTAATGAAGAACCCTAAAACCATGAATAAAGTCCAACAAGAAGTAAGATCAATCAAACATGAGAATATCAATGATAATCATTCTCAAATATGTTGTCACGTCCTTGAAGATGATCTAGATAAACTAGTTTATTTAAAGGCCGTAGTGAAAGAGACATTAAGATTGCATCCCCCGGCACCACTTGGAGTCCCTCATCTAGCAACTCAAACATGCAAGATAATGGGATACGAAATTCAATCGGGAGATATTATCTTTGTGAACTTGTGGGCTATTGGGAGAGATCCCGAGTATTGGGAAACCCCTCAAGAATTTAGTCCCGAGAGATTTCTAGAAAGTGCAAAGAATATTGATTTTAGAGGGCAAGACTTTGGGCTTATTCCTTTCGGGGCGGGTAGGAGAGGGTGTCCTGGATTAAACCTAGGGGTTGCAATTGTAGAGCTTGCACTGGCTAATCTACTTTATGAATTTAATTGGGAGCTTCCTCTTGGAATGAAGAAGGAAGATATTGATTCAGATGTTAGACCGGGTATTACCATGCATAAGAAAAATGACCTAATTCTTATGGCTAAGAGTATAATTAGTCTTGAATAA
- the LOC124929817 gene encoding cytochrome P450 71A1-like has protein sequence MELNLFLTIILPPLILLWFFLHEKFYTRQNESSLLPPGPPRFPIIGNLHQLNFANLHGHLYQLSHKYGPLMSLRLGSLTAIVVSSAEIAKEALSTHDRELAGRPTFYGQMKISCNGLDVTFAQYGEYWREIRKINVLHLLSLKRVLSFRPIRYNEVSRTINIISQLTSQSKPINLSEITIYLVNSIICRIAFGKRYDDDYRGDKTKSKFQDLLHELQAVAGSFYMVDYFPYMGWVDKLVGRLKWVDKVCKDLDFFLQEIIDDHLVLRKSYEHQEDIIDVLLQLQKDHSLQVHLTMDHIKCQLMDIFTAGTDTSSATLVWAMSELIKNPKSMNKVQQEVRSIKHENIFDNHSQECCHILEDDLDKLIYLKAVVKETLRLHPPAPLAVPHLATQTCKIKGYEIPKGAIVYVNLWAIGRDPEYWENPEEFCPERFLESAKNIDFRGQDFGFIPFGTGRRGCPGLNLGVIIIELALANLLYEFKWELPHGMKKEDIDSEVRPGIAMHKKNDLILMAKTY, from the exons ATGGAACTAAACTTGTTTCTTACGATTATTTTACCACCATTAATATTGTTGTGGTTTTTTCTACATGAAAAGTTCTACACTCGCCAAAATGAATCAAGTCTTCTCCCGCCAGGACCTCCAAGGTTTCCAATAATTGGTAACTTGCACCAACTTAACTTTGCAAATCTCCATGGCCATCTCTACCAACTTTCCCACAAATATGGCCCCCTCATGTCTCTTCGCCTAGGCTCCTTAACAGCCATAGTCGTTTCTTCCGCAGAAATCGCAAAAGAAGCTCTTAGCACCCACGATCGTGAACTCGCAGGTCGTCCTACATTTTATGGCCAAATGAAAATATCCTGCAATGGATTAGACGTGACGTTCGCTCAATATGGAGAATACTGGAGGGAAATCAGAAAGATCAACGTCCTCCATCTATTGAGCCTCAAGCGAGTTCTCTCCTTTCGTCCCATTCGATACAACGAAGTCTCTCGCACCATCAACATCATCTCTCAGCTCACGTCTCAATCCAAGCCGATCAATCTGAGTGAGATAACCATATATCTTGTCAACTCCATCATTTGCAGGATTGCTTTCGGAAAGAGGTACGACGATGACTATAGAGGGGATAAGACCAAGAGTAAGTTCCAAGATCTCTTGCATGAACTTCAGGCAGTGGCAGGATCATTCTATATGGTCGATTATTTTCCATACATGGGTTGGGTTGATAAGCTTGTGGGAAGATTGAAATGGGTGGATAAGGTTTGTAAAGATCTAGATTTTTTTCTACAAGAAATCATTGATGATCATCTTGTGTTAAGAAAGAGTTATGAACATCAAGAGGACATCATAGATGTCTTACTCCAACTTCAGAAGGACCACTCACTTCAAGTGCACCTCACAATGGATCATATTAAATGTCAGCTAATG GATATTTTTACGGCTGGAACAGACACAAGCTCAGCTACTTTGGTATGGGCTATGAGTGAATTGATAAAGAACCCTAAATCCATGAAtaaagttcaacaagaagtaagATCAATCAAGCATGAGAATATCTTTGATAATCATTCTCAAGAATGTTGTCACATCCTTGAAGATGATCTTGATAAACTAATTTATCTAAAAGCTGTAGTGAAAGAGACACTAAGATTGCATCCTCCAGCACCACTTGCAGTCCCTCATCTAGCAACTCAAACGTGCAAAATAAAAGGATACGAGATTCCGAAAGGAGCTATTGTCTATGTGAACTTGTGGGCGATTGGAAGAGATCCTGAATACTGGGAAAACCCTGAAGAGTTTTGCCCTGAGAGATTTCTTGAGAGTGCAAAGAATATTGATTTTAGAGGTCAAGACTTCGGATTTATCCCTTTTGGGACGGGAAGGAGAGGATGTCCTGGATTGAACCTAGGAGTTATAATTATTGAGCTTGCACTGGCTAATCTACTTTACGAATTTAAATGGGAACTTCCTCATGGGATGAAAAAGGAAGATATTGATTCAGAAGTTAGACCAGGTATTGCCATGCATAAGAAAAATGACCTAATTCTTATGGCTAAAACCTATTAA